The following nucleotide sequence is from Apodemus sylvaticus chromosome 2, mApoSyl1.1, whole genome shotgun sequence.
AGGACATGCTGATTACCCACTCTGGCAGTCGTCCACCCTGGCCTTGCTTGGCCTCTTTGTTCCTGTCACTTGGCTTCCCTCCCAGGGACGAAATGAGCAAGACCATTGGTTTTGTGCCTGTGTCCGTGTTTTGTGTCTGAATTCTCCTGGAGACGTGCATGAACATCTGTTCACAGCATCCAGGCACTATGACAGACCCAAGcaaacaagcaaccaaacaaCTAAACACAAATCCACTCAAGTCAAGTTTGATGAAACAGTTTATTGGAGCTACAGGAACACAGGTGAGGGATCAGTTCTAGGAGCAAGGTCACCCAGGCAGCAATATCACTGCATTGCTAATGAATCACCAAATCTACAACACTGGCTTCCTAAGAGGATTCTCCCTGCTGATAGATGTTTACTGCCTGAGTGACTTCAGAGAGGTGccctctcctgagtgttctaagACTCTGTCAGCTCCCTCAGAGGATGTTTCAACTCAGACGAAACAGATACAGGAGAGTCCACCACTCTAGAGCTTACATCTCCATGTGTCCTCTTCCATAACTCTTCTAAGCCTTGGGGCAGGGGGCATGTACATCTATTTTCTTCCatttacaacccaatatcaggACATCTCAAAGGATCAGTCACCTGTTCTCAGCAACTGGACAAGTTCTGAGTCTCCTGGGTGGCCACCTCCCACTGTGCAAAGGCTACCTTTACAAGTGATGCTGGCACAGCAGTCATTGGGCATAAACACAAATGCTTTGAAGGTGAGGTGACATACTATACTGgtttaataaaaactaaaacaagaatatttttcccttactgtgGCCTATGGCCTCCATGTCACAGAACTTTGTCCTGGCTTAGAATAATCAGTGCGAATGCCCACCTGTGGAGGTCTTGATCAGAAAGTATGTGTGTACAAACAGAAGAATGCCACTATAGCAGTACGATGTACATCTTCCCAGCATGTAACAACACAGCGCAGGGAGCAGGACTGTGTCAACAACTGTCCCTCAGCATCCTGAATGGAGCCTCTTGGCAGTAGAAACTCAGCCAGCACACAAGGCTCTTCAGGCTCAGTCTCTGCTTGATTCTTCCATGCTTTCAAACCAAAGCCTGTAAAGTGCTCAGCGAGGAGTTCTTCAGTTTCAGCATGAACCAAAAGGAGTGGAAACCACATTTGTGATTAGTTCGCCCTCAGGGCCTTTGCTTAACTATTCAGGAAGGCTGCGTGTGCCTCATGGTAATCTACACCCAACAACCTCGTTAGTTCTGAGACTGCTTTTCCACTCTACAGTGCGCGTTCCAACTCCTGAATTGCCATTTTAATGTTTTACAGGTGAAAACAAGGAGCCCTGGAAGTCCACTGGTGTCCAACCCAAGGAAGTGCCAGTtggttctgggttttttttccaaAGAGACATATTCATGACAATTCCTGGTCCTATATCTTCTTCTTGCATCCCCAAGAATGTCTCATCTTTGGCATCCATTTAATTCTGCTTTTCCATAAGACTGGGACCAAAGCAAGGCCAGGGAGTCACTCCCCCCAGGAGAGGCCATTCACAATTGCTCTCACTGCATCACAGAGGTCTCCTTCCTCCCTGTGCACAAAGCTGACTTAGGAGTAAGTCCTAAGCGTCCTTGCTCCAGCTCTCGTGGGGCGCCCACCCTGACCTATGACTGCTCTGTCTCCACCAGTGGAGGCTCCACTTCGCCACAAGTCTTAGGTTTTTCAGTAATCAACAAGTTAAGTGTGTCAGAAAAGTCTTTGTTCTGAATTCACTTTAGCTTCTCTGCATAGATCCTAAATCCTATGCCTTGAGGTCTTGAGACCACCTAGCAGAAACTGCTAACTAACAGACTTCTAAGTGACAGGTGTGCAGGGTGGACTCAGTTGGGTTTTGTGCTATCTTATCATGGCACTAGAAAGATGAAAGAGAGACACTTAACAAGGCAGAAGGGAGCCAACACCCACAGGTGACCACCAGCATGGCTGCCTGAAAGGAATGGAAAGGGAGCCCTTAGGATTGGCAGCAGGAAACTGCCAGGGAGGGCTTGTTCCTACAGCACAGTGAACTGCAGCCTcccagacagagaaaaacaaatcacATCCCTAGTGTAGCAGGAAATATCAGAGGAAAGAAGAGATTGAGAGGAGGAGACAAGAAAAAAACTATCAGAGAGGAAGCAGAGTTCGAACCAAACCCTCACGGGAGCCATAAATCTTGGAGATTTCTTTAGATAGATGATTAAATAATAAACAGGGTGTATTTGTCCATCTAGGTGTGTAGCTTGTATTTCCTTCAACTGAGTTTTGAGTTCATCATGGGGTCGTGTTGTGGGTTgagcatttataatataaatctgactgataaatcACAAGCCTCTAGAATTTTGATTTTACCAGGTTACAATCCCCAGCAAGAGAACCTCGAGATCGGCGGTCACTACAGGGGTATAGACATGGAGAAAGTGAGACATCTGGGGTCAGACTGTAGCCAGCACTACTGTGGGGTGgggcctttttttaaaaaatatttcccgCTATACCCTGGTCCCCAAGCAAAAGGGAGAGAGTAGGTGAAATGAAGGATAGAGAGACCCATTAACCTCTTGGTTATGCTGACGAAGTACTGGCCTGTCTTCTGGAAGCCCATGGCCTGGTAGAGAGCAAGAGCGCTATACTGCACACTGCCAGTCTCAAGGACAACATCACTGTAGCCCTGGTCCTGTGCAAACTGGAGGACAGTTCTGACCAGTGCCTTCGCTATCCCCTGTCCTCGGTGCTGTGATGACACAGACAGGCGAAAGAGCTGCAGCTGCTTCCTCCCTAATGGAGGGTCCTTGACTGGACAAGCACCCACCATGCCCACTACCTGTTCTCCAGACTCAGCCACCCAGAAGGAGCCATGGACATCTAGGTAAGACTTGGTGATGTCAGCCAGGTCTGCCTGCAAATTTCTAGCCACAAAATTTCTGCAGGAAACCCAGAAAATGAGCCACAGGCAAAGGAGAAGAAGCAAGCTGCTTACTgtagccaggagccaggagccagacACCAGCACCATGGTCACAGGCACCCCGGGTAAGAGCAGGAGAGAATGAGGCAGTGTCAGCATATGGTAGAAGGCGGCAGGGACAAGCTCCTTCATGCCCCTGGAGAACAATTCCAGGACCCTTTTGTGGTCCCTCTCCTGGTACTGTCGAATGTGATAAGGAGCCATGAGGAGACTTTGAGCTCTCAAATATCAGTGATCACAAGGGACATCCAGACCTTCCTGCACAGCTTCCCTGAGCCCTGCAGGAAATAGAGGAAGCCAGGTCAGCCCCCAATTCCCTCCCAGACTCTCAGAAGCCAAGGAGAGGGCACTCACAGGTGTGCCTCTGTTGACACCCATGAGGAAGCAGGACCGTAGTGCTGGGAGAAGTGTCAGGTCATCCTCACCTAATGACCCCATTTCCTCCCTCTTCTAGCCGTGTGTTCCCCGGACATGTCCTATGACTTCTCTGAGCCTGTGTGTCATCCCCTGTAGCCCATGGCACAACAACACCTGATTTCTAGGTGGCTTTGTAGATTTAATAAAGGCACCTGTGTGTAGAGCCCTCCCTGTGATCCTCCTTCCCCAGTTACAAGTTCTCTGACCTTTGGGCACTGAGGTGGCACACTGTGGGAAGTTGTgctcttctgagatcttctgcttcctcttcaggGTCCAGACACTGAAAACTTCTGTGTTCCAGGTGCAGTGTCAGCAAATCCTCTTTCCAGCAACTGGACAGATTCAGTCTACATTAAAGCAAAGGACCAATGCAAAAACTCTCCACCCACAGGTCTTCAAGAAGGTTGTGGGACTCCAGACCTATAGACAACCAAGTCTCACCTCTCCGTCCTCTCACCTAGTACCACAAATCCAAGTGTCCAGGATGGCCTTTGTCTCTGATGACATCCAGGAAAACCTACCAGTGCCTGGTGAATCTCTAGGTCACAGACCTGGCCTGGCACTTCATTGGCTGACTCCTGGGCAATCATAAACCAAGAGTCAAGAGCTGACATGTGCCATGGGAGGGAAGCCTTATTTATCTCTGGATCACCACAGGATTAGCCTGGAGGGAAGCTGGTTCTGGCTGGCCCTTGGTGCCTCATCTCTACAGAAGCTGCTCCTTCCTTTCCATCCCTTTCATATCATAACCTCTCACTCCCAGGGTGCTTTGCCACCTCTGCTTTCCAGCCTAGTCACTGACATTGTCACATACCTCTTGGCAGAGGCCTGTGCTCTGGACAAGCAGGGCTTCTCCTCCTCTCTAAGCTGTGGTTGGCCCTGGGCCAATGGATT
It contains:
- the LOC127678043 gene encoding N-acetyltransferase family 8 member 2, whose translation is MAPYHIRQYQERDHKRVLELFSRGMKELVPAAFYHMLTLPHSLLLLPGVPVTMVLVSGSWLLATVSSLLLLLCLWLIFWVSCRNFVARNLQADLADITKSYLDVHGSFWVAESGEQVVGMVGACPVKDPPLGRKQLQLFRLSVSSQHRGQGIAKALVRTVLQFAQDQGYSDVVLETGSVQYSALALYQAMGFQKTGQYFVSITKRLMGLSILHFTYSLPFAWGPGYSGKYFLKKGPTPQ